The following are from one region of the Halolamina litorea genome:
- a CDS encoding carotenoid biosynthesis protein encodes MTDRTSAGGDAPDGGPGDDRPIDPATARRYVAGHIGLFALTLGHALLTWPLPEAAALFLGGVIIAFAAEAPSIRAGLFTHYLRPTVAGVPVSILLAWPAVVYLAVRVASLGVDGAVPVAATAAVLATLADALVEPGAVEDGAWAYSERIPGPRPYGVPWWNAAGWLVIVFLTALLPAAV; translated from the coding sequence ATGACTGATCGCACATCGGCGGGTGGCGACGCACCCGACGGCGGCCCGGGTGACGACCGTCCCATCGATCCGGCGACGGCCCGCCGCTACGTCGCCGGCCACATCGGCCTGTTCGCCCTCACGCTCGGTCACGCGCTGCTCACGTGGCCGCTCCCGGAGGCGGCCGCGCTGTTCCTCGGCGGCGTCATCATCGCGTTCGCCGCGGAGGCGCCGTCGATCCGGGCGGGCCTGTTCACCCACTACCTCCGGCCGACGGTCGCGGGCGTCCCGGTCTCGATCCTCTTGGCGTGGCCCGCCGTGGTGTACCTCGCCGTCCGGGTGGCCTCGCTCGGCGTCGACGGCGCCGTCCCGGTTGCGGCGACCGCCGCGGTGCTGGCGACGCTGGCGGACGCGCTGGTGGAGCCGGGTGCTGTCGAGGACGGCGCGTGGGCCTACTCGGAACGGATCCCCGGGCCACGGCCGTACGGCGTCCCGTGGTGGAACGCCGCCGGCTGGCTCGTCATCGTGTTCCTCACGGCGCTGCTCCCGGCGGCGGTCTGA
- a CDS encoding SRPBCC family protein, which produces MPVYTRRTRVDAPLADVWSFHSRVEGLEALTPGFMNLEVEAIRGPDGEADPDVLMQGSEIDMSMRPFGVGPRQRWTSVITDREEGNGVAWFRDEMRGGPFPRWVHTHRFRTDGEATIVEDRLEYELPLGPLGRLFGPAGVVGFAPMFRSRHNRTREILEK; this is translated from the coding sequence ATGCCGGTTTACACCCGCCGTACCCGTGTCGACGCCCCGCTCGCGGACGTGTGGTCGTTCCACTCGCGGGTGGAGGGACTGGAGGCACTCACGCCCGGGTTCATGAACCTCGAAGTCGAGGCGATCCGGGGTCCGGACGGCGAGGCCGACCCCGACGTGTTGATGCAGGGCAGCGAGATCGACATGTCGATGCGCCCGTTCGGGGTCGGCCCGCGCCAGCGCTGGACGTCCGTGATCACCGACCGCGAGGAGGGAAACGGCGTAGCGTGGTTCCGTGACGAGATGCGCGGCGGGCCGTTCCCGCGCTGGGTGCACACCCACCGCTTCCGGACCGACGGCGAGGCCACCATCGTCGAGGACCGACTGGAGTACGAACTCCCACTCGGGCCGCTCGGACGGCTGTTCGGGCCGGCCGGCGTCGTCGGCTTCGCGCCGATGTTCCGGTCGCGCCACAATCGAACGCGCGAGATCCTGGAGAAGTAG
- a CDS encoding DMT family transporter has product MAGLAVAVIAVSTSAILVRWSDAPSVIKAFYRVLFTTALLVPWALGRYRGEFGRMELRDVGLAGLTGLALALHFVSWFESLNYTSVAASVTLVQTQPLFVAVGAWALLDERLTRRMLVGIFIALFGAVAMSLGDPLLASVGIGDAAGLTNTGAFGNALAVVGAVTSAAYVLAGRSLRQRVSLVPYVVVVYLACAGALLAIAVAQNAPLVDYPRREWLLFLGMAIGPGIFGHTVINWALAHVESGVVSVSLLGEPVGSTVLALLLLPGEIPTPTTVAGGAVVLLGIYLTAVARGHD; this is encoded by the coding sequence ATGGCCGGACTGGCCGTCGCGGTGATCGCCGTCAGCACCAGCGCCATCCTGGTCCGCTGGTCGGACGCCCCGAGCGTCATCAAGGCGTTCTACCGGGTGCTGTTCACGACCGCCCTGTTGGTACCGTGGGCGCTGGGGCGCTACCGCGGGGAGTTCGGCCGGATGGAGCTCCGGGACGTGGGGCTCGCCGGACTGACCGGGCTCGCGCTCGCCCTGCACTTCGTCTCGTGGTTCGAGAGTCTGAACTACACCTCCGTCGCCGCCAGCGTCACGCTGGTCCAGACTCAGCCGCTGTTCGTCGCCGTCGGCGCGTGGGCGCTGCTCGACGAGCGACTCACCCGCCGGATGCTGGTGGGGATCTTCATCGCGCTGTTCGGCGCCGTCGCCATGTCGCTCGGCGACCCGCTGCTGGCTTCGGTGGGCATCGGCGACGCCGCGGGGCTGACGAACACGGGAGCGTTCGGGAACGCCCTCGCGGTCGTCGGCGCCGTCACCTCCGCGGCGTACGTCCTCGCCGGCCGCTCGCTACGACAACGCGTCTCGCTGGTTCCCTACGTCGTCGTGGTCTACCTCGCGTGTGCGGGCGCGCTGCTGGCCATCGCCGTGGCCCAGAACGCCCCGCTCGTGGACTACCCGCGCCGGGAGTGGCTGCTGTTCCTCGGCATGGCCATCGGCCCGGGTATCTTCGGCCACACCGTGATCAACTGGGCGCTCGCCCACGTCGAGTCGGGCGTCGTCTCGGTTAGCCTGCTGGGTGAACCGGTCGGCAGCACCGTGCTGGCGCTGCTGTTGCTCCCCGGGGAGATCCCGACGCCGACGACGGTGGCCGGCGGCGCCGTCGTCCTGCTCGGCATCTACCTCACCGCGGTCGCACGCGGCCATGACTGA
- a CDS encoding DUF5779 family protein: MSDFGLDLARAEEELDDPDADEVVLGVLDGETDPQEWIDAVRSGNVLMLAVEGDMNTLASGFAREVRADGGSLTHFRGFLVVTPAGVTIDTDRL; encoded by the coding sequence ATGAGCGATTTCGGCCTCGACCTCGCCCGCGCCGAAGAGGAACTCGACGACCCGGACGCCGACGAGGTCGTCCTCGGCGTACTCGACGGTGAGACCGACCCGCAGGAGTGGATCGACGCCGTCCGATCGGGGAACGTGCTGATGCTCGCCGTCGAGGGCGACATGAACACCCTCGCTTCGGGGTTCGCCCGGGAAGTCCGTGCCGACGGCGGTTCGCTGACGCACTTCCGGGGGTTCCTGGTAGTGACGCCGGCGGGCGTCACCATCGACACCGACCGACTGTGA